From one Flavobacteriales bacterium genomic stretch:
- a CDS encoding alpha/beta hydrolase has translation MHGRSCDKRLERNDYEARTLATPEGPRFAWHRDTGKPKLLLLHGYTGTGALQWSKTAKLLRKDYDCILPDLLSHGLSTKWDTAHGGRSIDDQVAHVILLLDSLGVKDPIPVVGNSYGGGVAARLAELHPERIKHLVIYDGLVSDYSAALADSIARAHGAPSMLAVMRTPTAKDLRFGIRLSLYRDPPMPGFILNQIYREFAEPYRAAQITLLKDLLAHEDLLMRKRYGWKMPVHLIWGERDELIPNAVGRAVLARNGLAEDRWIVIPRTGHVPNIERPREFVRVLKRLLAAE, from the coding sequence ATGCATGGCCGCTCCTGCGATAAGCGATTGGAGCGCAATGACTACGAGGCTCGGACCCTTGCTACGCCTGAGGGGCCGCGTTTCGCGTGGCACCGCGACACCGGAAAGCCCAAGCTCCTGCTGCTTCACGGGTACACAGGAACCGGCGCTCTTCAATGGAGCAAGACGGCCAAGCTGCTTCGCAAGGACTACGACTGCATCCTGCCGGATCTGCTCAGCCATGGCCTGAGCACGAAGTGGGATACCGCCCATGGGGGACGCAGCATCGATGACCAAGTGGCGCATGTGATCCTCCTGCTCGACAGCCTCGGCGTGAAAGACCCAATCCCAGTGGTCGGCAACAGCTACGGCGGCGGGGTCGCGGCGCGCTTGGCCGAATTGCACCCAGAACGCATCAAGCATTTGGTTATTTACGATGGCCTTGTGAGCGATTACAGCGCCGCCCTCGCGGATAGCATCGCGCGGGCGCACGGCGCGCCGAGCATGCTGGCGGTGATGCGCACCCCCACTGCCAAGGATTTACGCTTCGGGATCCGGCTCTCGCTCTACCGTGACCCGCCCATGCCGGGATTCATACTGAACCAGATCTATCGCGAATTCGCCGAGCCTTACCGTGCGGCGCAGATCACCCTCTTGAAGGACCTGCTCGCGCATGAGGACCTCTTGATGCGCAAGCGTTACGGTTGGAAGATGCCTGTGCACCTGATCTGGGGCGAGCGCGATGAGCTGATCCCGAATGCCGTTGGACGGGCGGTGCTTGCGCGCAATGGGTTGGCGGAGGATCGCTGGATCGTGATCCCGCGCACGGGCCACGTTCCGAACATCGAACGGCCGCGGGAATTCGTTCGTGTGCTGAAAAGGCTGCTCGCCGCGGAATGA
- a CDS encoding carbohydrate binding family 9 domain-containing protein, which yields MRLSALIALLVSSAGFTQDTTLVCKNLTAARAMERIVVDGVLDEPSWATAAIGTEFVQNEPRPNEPSNYRSEVRVLYSDNAILISAVLYDDPDSVMMRLSGRDQIGITDWFGITLDPYESGRNGFEFIVTAAGVQFDAIVANEEEDENWHAVWHSAARITEQGWVAEMSIPYSAFRFPKAKEHVWSVQFMRLVGRTREKSFWNPIDPLKEGWLRQCGVLTGISGIEPPLRLMLLPYASAYAQHFPQDDPNESDWTTTFNGGMDVKLGLTDAYTLDMTLIPDFGQVVSDNVVLNLSPFEVQFNENRQFFTEGTELFQRGDVFYSRRIGGVPLLRGNLYASLREGETVTDDPGVSKLINATKISGRGPKGLGIGLLNTVTRATYGTITDSLGNTREVLTDPLSNYNVIVLDQQLPNNGYASLINTNVLRDGDTYDANTTAFDLLVNNKARTLQGGAVGRITQQFATGLDRDLGYSYELGIGKTGGALTYGTSYEEFSPEYDPNDLGFWPWVNYRSVEPELNFVKYKPKAPWQRWGIGFNGEYSRVIVPDHFFNLAMEVNTFRVLRGFNAFGGSIRAEPVLTYDPFEARMPGRLYEFPTNVRYEAWISTNYNLPYAVDLRGGYRRFYERDRKNMWVVLENRVRPNDKLFFILGGYHEFKDEDVGWVAFSDDDIILGRRDQWTTELSLEGSYTFTNTLSLNADVRHYWSRAQYVEYHELLLDGKLAATGYNGRYEDGTSKHDVDFDAFTVDVWLRWNFAPGSEITLAGKTTSSSAKASCARTTSRTSTTHGDLPASTVSRSRRSGSWMRGAY from the coding sequence ATGCGCCTGTCTGCCCTCATCGCTCTTCTCGTTTCTTCAGCAGGTTTCACGCAGGACACCACCCTGGTCTGCAAGAATCTCACGGCCGCTCGGGCCATGGAGCGCATCGTGGTGGATGGCGTGCTCGATGAGCCCTCGTGGGCCACGGCGGCCATCGGCACCGAATTCGTGCAGAACGAGCCGCGGCCCAACGAGCCCAGCAACTACCGGAGCGAGGTGCGCGTGCTGTACAGTGACAACGCCATCCTTATTAGTGCAGTTCTCTACGATGACCCCGATAGTGTGATGATGCGCCTCAGCGGTCGCGACCAGATCGGCATCACCGACTGGTTCGGAATCACCTTGGATCCCTATGAGAGCGGCCGCAACGGCTTCGAGTTCATTGTCACAGCGGCGGGTGTTCAGTTCGATGCCATCGTGGCCAACGAGGAAGAGGACGAGAACTGGCATGCCGTCTGGCACAGCGCGGCGCGCATCACGGAGCAAGGCTGGGTGGCGGAGATGAGCATCCCGTACTCGGCCTTCCGCTTTCCCAAGGCCAAGGAGCACGTGTGGAGCGTTCAATTCATGCGTCTCGTAGGACGGACGCGCGAGAAGAGCTTCTGGAACCCGATCGACCCCTTGAAGGAAGGCTGGCTGCGGCAATGCGGGGTGCTCACGGGCATCAGCGGGATCGAACCGCCGCTGCGCCTGATGCTGCTTCCGTACGCTTCAGCCTATGCGCAGCACTTCCCGCAAGATGACCCGAACGAGAGCGATTGGACGACCACCTTCAACGGCGGCATGGATGTGAAGCTCGGTTTGACGGATGCCTACACGCTGGACATGACCTTGATCCCCGACTTCGGCCAGGTGGTGAGCGATAACGTGGTGCTCAACCTCTCGCCCTTCGAGGTGCAGTTCAACGAGAACCGGCAGTTCTTCACCGAGGGCACCGAGCTCTTCCAGCGGGGCGATGTCTTCTACAGCCGCAGGATCGGTGGGGTGCCGCTGTTGCGCGGCAACCTCTACGCATCGCTGCGAGAAGGCGAGACCGTCACCGACGACCCCGGCGTGAGCAAGCTCATCAACGCCACCAAGATCAGCGGTCGTGGCCCGAAAGGGCTGGGCATCGGCTTGCTGAACACAGTGACGCGTGCCACCTACGGCACCATCACTGACAGCTTGGGCAACACCCGCGAAGTGCTCACGGATCCCTTGTCGAACTACAATGTCATCGTCCTCGATCAGCAATTGCCCAACAACGGTTACGCGAGCCTTATCAACACCAACGTGCTCCGCGATGGTGATACCTACGATGCCAATACCACGGCCTTCGACCTGCTGGTGAACAACAAGGCGCGCACGCTGCAAGGCGGTGCGGTGGGCCGCATCACGCAGCAGTTCGCAACGGGGCTTGACCGTGACCTCGGCTACTCCTACGAACTCGGCATCGGCAAGACCGGAGGCGCGCTCACTTACGGCACCTCGTACGAGGAGTTCTCGCCGGAGTACGACCCGAACGACCTCGGATTCTGGCCGTGGGTGAACTACCGCAGCGTGGAGCCTGAGTTGAATTTCGTGAAGTACAAGCCGAAGGCACCTTGGCAGCGCTGGGGCATCGGATTCAATGGAGAATACTCACGCGTGATCGTCCCGGATCACTTCTTCAACCTCGCCATGGAGGTGAACACCTTCCGCGTGCTGCGCGGCTTCAATGCCTTCGGAGGCAGCATACGCGCGGAACCCGTGCTCACCTACGACCCCTTCGAGGCGCGCATGCCGGGCAGGCTCTATGAGTTCCCCACCAACGTGCGCTACGAAGCGTGGATCAGCACCAATTATAACCTGCCTTATGCGGTTGACCTGCGCGGAGGCTATCGCCGCTTCTATGAGCGGGACCGAAAGAACATGTGGGTCGTGCTGGAGAATCGGGTACGCCCCAACGACAAGCTCTTCTTCATCCTTGGCGGCTACCACGAGTTCAAGGATGAGGACGTGGGATGGGTGGCCTTCTCGGACGATGACATCATCCTGGGCCGCCGCGACCAGTGGACCACGGAGCTCAGCTTGGAAGGCAGCTACACCTTCACCAACACCCTTTCGCTCAACGCTGATGTGCGACACTATTGGAGCCGCGCGCAATACGTGGAATACCACGAGCTGCTGCTCGATGGCAAGCTGGCCGCCACGGGGTACAACGGCCGCTACGAGGATGGCACGTCAAAGCACGATGTGGATTTCGACGCGTTCACCGTGGATGTATGGCTGCGCTGGAACTTCGCGCCCGGCAGCGAGATCACCCTGGCTGGAAAGACAACATCTTCGTCCGCGAAGGCATCGTGCGCCAGGACTACTTCGAGAACCTCGACAACACATGGCGATCTCCCGGCATCAACAGTTTCTCGCTCAAGGCGATCTGGTTCCTGGATGCGGGGAGCGTATTGA
- a CDS encoding elongation factor G produces the protein MKTFDAKHIKNIVLLGSHGCGKTTLAETMLFEAGLIQRRGRVEDKNTVSDYHELEHERGSSVYSTVLHTEWQGYKINIVDTPGLDDLVGETIPALRVADTCVLLLNAHHGVEVGTDLVWDHIAHYDRPVIIGVNQLDHPNADFEATVAQANEHFGSAVTVMQYPVEQGDGFHRIIDLLKMTMYVFKDAGGRPEKQAIPADELEKANALHKELVERAAENDEALMEHYFEKGELDEDEMRIGLKQGMMKRTCFPVFCLSALRNMGSGRLMGYIDNVAPAALEMPAEELVGGGRLECVADGPAVLFTFKTVIEPKAGHITLFKVMSGEVKEGTELVNDNTGSAERINQLFIVDGKDRKPVEKLVAGDIGGTMKLKDTATAHTLHAPGKSIKLQPIAFPEPRLRQVIRATDQKLEEKLHAALVEIQKEDPTIVLTYSRETAQQLVGAQGELHLNMLKWKLNHHYKVDCAFSSPRIPYRETIRKSAAASYRHKKQTGGSGQFGEVHLKIEPWYEGMPEPTGHSVRSKEEHELPTGGKLVFYNCIVGGVIDNKFMPSILKGVMEKMDRGPLTGSPARDIRVIVHDGKMHPVDSNDISFKIAGLQAFREAFTNADPQLMEPIQELEVRVPADLMGDVMTDLQGRRSIVMGVDSSGRYQIIRALTPLAELDRYSTTLRSLTQGRGTYSERFHAYQPVPNELQHKLVSSHKEEEVAA, from the coding sequence ATGAAAACCTTCGATGCGAAGCATATCAAGAACATCGTCCTGCTGGGATCCCACGGATGCGGCAAGACCACGCTGGCCGAAACCATGCTCTTCGAGGCGGGTCTGATCCAACGCCGCGGCCGGGTCGAGGACAAGAACACCGTGAGCGACTACCACGAGCTCGAGCACGAGCGCGGAAGCAGCGTTTACAGCACCGTGCTGCATACCGAGTGGCAGGGCTACAAGATCAACATCGTCGATACGCCCGGCCTTGATGATCTCGTGGGCGAGACCATTCCGGCCTTGCGGGTGGCCGATACCTGCGTGCTGCTGCTCAACGCGCACCACGGCGTGGAGGTGGGCACCGACCTGGTGTGGGACCACATCGCGCATTACGACCGCCCGGTGATCATCGGCGTGAACCAGCTCGATCACCCCAACGCCGATTTCGAGGCCACGGTCGCGCAGGCGAACGAGCACTTCGGCAGCGCAGTGACGGTGATGCAATATCCCGTGGAGCAGGGCGATGGCTTCCACCGCATCATCGACCTGCTGAAGATGACCATGTACGTCTTCAAGGATGCCGGGGGAAGGCCCGAGAAGCAGGCCATTCCAGCCGATGAGCTCGAGAAGGCCAATGCCCTTCACAAGGAGCTTGTTGAGCGGGCGGCTGAGAACGATGAGGCCCTGATGGAGCATTACTTCGAGAAGGGCGAGCTCGACGAGGACGAGATGCGCATCGGATTGAAGCAGGGCATGATGAAGCGCACCTGCTTCCCGGTCTTTTGCCTGAGCGCCCTGCGCAACATGGGCAGCGGCCGTCTGATGGGCTACATCGACAACGTGGCCCCTGCCGCGCTGGAGATGCCCGCTGAAGAGCTCGTTGGAGGCGGAAGGCTGGAATGCGTTGCCGACGGGCCTGCCGTGCTCTTCACCTTCAAGACCGTGATCGAGCCGAAGGCAGGGCACATCACGCTCTTCAAGGTCATGAGCGGTGAAGTGAAGGAGGGCACGGAGCTGGTGAACGACAACACCGGGAGCGCCGAGCGCATCAACCAGCTCTTCATCGTTGACGGCAAGGACCGCAAGCCGGTGGAGAAGCTGGTGGCCGGTGACATCGGTGGGACGATGAAGCTGAAGGACACCGCCACCGCGCATACGCTGCACGCCCCGGGCAAGAGCATCAAACTGCAGCCTATCGCCTTCCCCGAACCGCGCTTGCGCCAGGTGATCAGAGCCACCGATCAGAAGCTCGAGGAGAAGCTGCACGCCGCGCTGGTGGAGATCCAGAAGGAGGATCCCACCATCGTGCTCACGTACAGCCGCGAGACCGCGCAGCAGCTCGTGGGAGCGCAGGGCGAATTGCACTTGAACATGCTCAAGTGGAAGCTGAACCACCACTACAAGGTCGATTGCGCCTTCAGCAGCCCGCGCATCCCGTACCGCGAGACCATCCGCAAGAGCGCGGCCGCCAGCTACCGCCACAAGAAGCAGACGGGCGGCAGTGGCCAATTCGGCGAAGTGCATCTGAAGATCGAGCCCTGGTACGAAGGCATGCCCGAGCCCACCGGTCATAGCGTGCGCAGCAAGGAGGAACATGAACTGCCCACCGGCGGGAAGCTGGTTTTCTACAACTGCATCGTGGGCGGTGTGATCGACAACAAGTTCATGCCGAGCATCCTCAAAGGCGTGATGGAGAAGATGGACCGCGGCCCGCTCACCGGATCACCCGCGCGCGACATCCGCGTGATCGTGCACGACGGAAAGATGCACCCGGTGGACAGCAACGACATCAGCTTCAAGATCGCGGGCTTGCAGGCTTTCCGCGAAGCCTTCACCAACGCCGACCCGCAGCTGATGGAGCCCATCCAGGAACTGGAGGTGCGCGTGCCCGCCGACCTCATGGGCGATGTGATGACCGACCTGCAAGGGCGCCGCAGCATCGTGATGGGCGTTGACAGCAGCGGCCGCTACCAGATCATCAGAGCGCTCACGCCGCTGGCTGAACTCGATCGCTACAGCACCACGCTCCGCAGCCTTACGCAAGGACGCGGCACTTACAGCGAGCGCTTCCACGCTTACCAGCCCGTGCCGAATGAGCTTCAGCATAAACTGGTGAGCAGCCATAAGGAGGAAGAAGTGGCGGCGTAG